One segment of Chelonia mydas isolate rCheMyd1 chromosome 13, rCheMyd1.pri.v2, whole genome shotgun sequence DNA contains the following:
- the ARHGAP40 gene encoding rho GTPase-activating protein 40 isoform X6, which yields MDKLGKPGSGFARTRIPRPQLVFHSIQPPSHSQVSGICRSCPCKMSQFPQKSSMEPPLSECMNSRADYLDSLSMDNFWLEVENIKQSTEAEQEECNLTDVKTPEEGEAEAEWLQDAGLSDLIGDDTSDNDNVVLLSTLTKTQAAAVQRRLDTYSRSRRKKNKPPVRDVRDIFGVASSEEMVVEMEESDKNRSQHSVETSNYAQKHSRGLQDFPCMLGSPGKEEIFCTDIAYSEQAAILLKGSFVRESRRIKDESALTQFKIPKGRLGVTRIGDLSPQDMKKIPTLALIELTALCDILGLELKRNKAAKQKAKENRLFGVPLSTLLENDQKLIPNTKVPLILQALLSCLEKKGLDTEGILRVSGSQTRIKSLGEKLESDFYTGLFRWDEVRQNDVSGLLKRFIRELPTPLLTAEYLPAFAAVQNIPDLKQRLQALNLLILILPEPNRNTLKTLLEFLGKVVAREKKNKMNLWNVSTVIAPNLFMHKGLANKIPEGKEKQLAEGAADVVRMMIHYQDLLWTISSFLVAQVRKLNESSSRRYQFYDKRIKNLLRKIHTDKDKVEKNQAEPSKTVKVQTSLLLKDSLEVHLNNGTKAADVLRQFQKHLSQNGWSIVNKVSLIKRNGAVESMNLLLYEVGGNISEHCLDPDTYLLDLYQINPHAEWIIKQNPSFPRML from the exons AAGTTGCCCTTGCAAAATGAGCCAGTTTCCTCAGAAGAGTTCTATGGAGCCCCCATTGTCGGAGTGCATGAATTCCAGAGCAGATTATTTGGACAGCTTGTCAATGGACAATTTTTGGCTTGAGGTGGAGAATATCAAACAGAGCACAGAAGCTGAGCAAGAGGAGTGCAACCTTACAGATGTCAAAACCCCAGAGG AGGGAGAAGCCGAAGCTGAGTGGCTACAGGATGCAGGCCTCTCTGACCTAATTGGGGACGACACCTCAGACAATGACAACGTAGTGCTGCTCTCCACCTTGACCAAGACCCAGGCTGCAGCCGTGCAGCGAAGGCTGGATACTTACTCACGGTCACGGCGGAAGAAGAACAAACCGCCCGTGCGTGACGTCAGAGACATTTTTGGTGTGGCCAGCTCTGAG GAGATGGTAGTGGAGATGGAGGAATCCGACAAGAATCGGTCTCAGCACAGTGTGGAGACTTCAAACTACGCTCAGAAAC ATTCAAGGGGACTCCAGGATTTTCCTTGCATGCTCGGAAGccctggaaaagaggagatatTCTGTACTGACATTGCCTACTCGGAGCAAGCAGCCATTTTGCTCAAGGGATCATTTGTACGGGAGTCTAGGAGGATAAAGGACGAGAGCGCCCTAACT CAGTTTAAGATCCCTAAGGGCAGGCTGGGAGTGACCCGGATAGGAGACTTATCTCCACAGGACATGAAGAAGATCCCCACATTGGCCCTGATTGAGCTGACGGCTCTCTGTGACATCCTGGGCTTGGAGTTAAAGAGGAACAAAGCAGccaaacagaaggcaaaag AGAATCGACTCTTTGGAGTTCCACTCAGCACTTTGTTGGAAAATGACCAAAAACTCATCCCCAACACCAAGGTCCCGCTGATTCTCCAAGCA TTGCTGTCATGTTTGGAAAAGAAAGGGCTTGACACTGAAGGCATCCTGAGAGTATCTGGGTCCCAGACCAGGATTAAG AGCCTGGGGGAAAAGCTGGAAAGTGACTTCTATACTGGTCTGTTCCGCTGGGATGAGGTCCGCCAGAACGATGTGTCTGGCTTACTGAAGAGGTTCATTCGAGAGCTGCCCACCCCTCTGTTGACAGCCGAGTATCTGCCGGCGTTCGCTGCTGTGCAAA ATAtcccagacctgaagcagagATTGCAAGCTCTCAACCTGCTTATCCTGATTCTGCCAGAGCCCAATAGAAACACCCTAAAG ACTCTGCTGGAATTTCTCGGTAAAGTGGTTGCTAgggagaaaaagaacaaaatgaatCTCTGGAATGTTTCCACAGTCATCGCTCCGAATCTCTTCATGCATAAAGGACTGGCGAATAAGATcccagaagggaaggagaagcagctggCAGAGGGGGCAGCCGACGTTGTGCGGATGATGATCCATTACCAAGACTTGCTTTGGACT ATCTCCTCTTTCCTGGTAGCTCAAGTGAGAAAACTGAATGAGAGCAGCAGCCGGAGGTACCAGTTCTACGATAAACGAATCAAAAACTTGCTGCGGAAGATTCACACAGACAAGGACAAAGTGGAGAAGAACCAGGCAGAA CCTTCCAAGACCGTGAAAGTCCAGACGTCTCTGTTACTGAAGGATTCACTGGAGGTTCACTTGAACAATGGAACCAAAGCTGCAGATGTCCTAAGGCAGTTTCAGAAACACCTCAGCCAGAACGGCTGGAGTATTGTCAACAAAGTCAGCCTCATCAAACG CAATGGTGCTGTCGAGTCAATGAACCTGCTCCTCTACGAAGTAGGCGGCAATATAA GTGAACATTGCCTGGACCCAGATACATATCTCTTAGACTTGTACCAGATCAACCCCCATGCTGAATGGATTATAAAGCAAAATCCGTCCTTTCCACGGATGCTCTAG
- the ARHGAP40 gene encoding rho GTPase-activating protein 40 isoform X2 yields the protein MDKLGKPGSGFARTRIPRPQLVFHSIQPPSHSQVSGICRSCPCKMSQFPQKSSMEPPLSECMNSRADYLDSLSMDNFWLEVENIKQSTEAEQEECNLTDVKTPEEGEAEAEWLQDAGLSDLIGDDTSDNDNVVLLSTLTKTQAAAVQRRLDTYSRSRRKKNKPPVRDVRDIFGVASSEEMVVEMEESDKNRSQHSVETSNYAQKPDSRGLQDFPCMLGSPGKEEIFCTDIAYSEQAAILLKGSFVRESRRIKDESALTQFKIPKGRLGVTRIGDLSPQDMKKIPTLALIELTALCDILGLELKRNKAAKQKAKENRLFGVPLSTLLENDQKLIPNTKVPLILQALLSCLEKKGLDTEGILRVSGSQTRIKSLGEKLESDFYTGLFRWDEVRQNDVSGLLKRFIRELPTPLLTAEYLPAFAAVQNIPDLKQRLQALNLLILILPEPNRNTLKTLLEFLGKVVAREKKNKMNLWNVSTVIAPNLFMHKGLANKIPEGKEKQLAEGAADVVRMMIHYQDLLWTISSFLVAQVRKLNESSSRRYQFYDKRIKNLLRKIHTDKDKVEKNQAEPSKTVKVQTSLLLKDSLEVHLNNGTKAADVLRQFQKHLSQNGWSIVNKVSLIKRNGAVESMNLLLYEVGGNISEHCLDPDTYLLDLYQINPHAEWIIKQNPSFPRML from the exons AAGTTGCCCTTGCAAAATGAGCCAGTTTCCTCAGAAGAGTTCTATGGAGCCCCCATTGTCGGAGTGCATGAATTCCAGAGCAGATTATTTGGACAGCTTGTCAATGGACAATTTTTGGCTTGAGGTGGAGAATATCAAACAGAGCACAGAAGCTGAGCAAGAGGAGTGCAACCTTACAGATGTCAAAACCCCAGAGG AGGGAGAAGCCGAAGCTGAGTGGCTACAGGATGCAGGCCTCTCTGACCTAATTGGGGACGACACCTCAGACAATGACAACGTAGTGCTGCTCTCCACCTTGACCAAGACCCAGGCTGCAGCCGTGCAGCGAAGGCTGGATACTTACTCACGGTCACGGCGGAAGAAGAACAAACCGCCCGTGCGTGACGTCAGAGACATTTTTGGTGTGGCCAGCTCTGAG GAGATGGTAGTGGAGATGGAGGAATCCGACAAGAATCGGTCTCAGCACAGTGTGGAGACTTCAAACTACGCTCAGAAAC CAGATTCAAGGGGACTCCAGGATTTTCCTTGCATGCTCGGAAGccctggaaaagaggagatatTCTGTACTGACATTGCCTACTCGGAGCAAGCAGCCATTTTGCTCAAGGGATCATTTGTACGGGAGTCTAGGAGGATAAAGGACGAGAGCGCCCTAACT CAGTTTAAGATCCCTAAGGGCAGGCTGGGAGTGACCCGGATAGGAGACTTATCTCCACAGGACATGAAGAAGATCCCCACATTGGCCCTGATTGAGCTGACGGCTCTCTGTGACATCCTGGGCTTGGAGTTAAAGAGGAACAAAGCAGccaaacagaaggcaaaag AGAATCGACTCTTTGGAGTTCCACTCAGCACTTTGTTGGAAAATGACCAAAAACTCATCCCCAACACCAAGGTCCCGCTGATTCTCCAAGCA TTGCTGTCATGTTTGGAAAAGAAAGGGCTTGACACTGAAGGCATCCTGAGAGTATCTGGGTCCCAGACCAGGATTAAG AGCCTGGGGGAAAAGCTGGAAAGTGACTTCTATACTGGTCTGTTCCGCTGGGATGAGGTCCGCCAGAACGATGTGTCTGGCTTACTGAAGAGGTTCATTCGAGAGCTGCCCACCCCTCTGTTGACAGCCGAGTATCTGCCGGCGTTCGCTGCTGTGCAAA ATAtcccagacctgaagcagagATTGCAAGCTCTCAACCTGCTTATCCTGATTCTGCCAGAGCCCAATAGAAACACCCTAAAG ACTCTGCTGGAATTTCTCGGTAAAGTGGTTGCTAgggagaaaaagaacaaaatgaatCTCTGGAATGTTTCCACAGTCATCGCTCCGAATCTCTTCATGCATAAAGGACTGGCGAATAAGATcccagaagggaaggagaagcagctggCAGAGGGGGCAGCCGACGTTGTGCGGATGATGATCCATTACCAAGACTTGCTTTGGACT ATCTCCTCTTTCCTGGTAGCTCAAGTGAGAAAACTGAATGAGAGCAGCAGCCGGAGGTACCAGTTCTACGATAAACGAATCAAAAACTTGCTGCGGAAGATTCACACAGACAAGGACAAAGTGGAGAAGAACCAGGCAGAA CCTTCCAAGACCGTGAAAGTCCAGACGTCTCTGTTACTGAAGGATTCACTGGAGGTTCACTTGAACAATGGAACCAAAGCTGCAGATGTCCTAAGGCAGTTTCAGAAACACCTCAGCCAGAACGGCTGGAGTATTGTCAACAAAGTCAGCCTCATCAAACG CAATGGTGCTGTCGAGTCAATGAACCTGCTCCTCTACGAAGTAGGCGGCAATATAA GTGAACATTGCCTGGACCCAGATACATATCTCTTAGACTTGTACCAGATCAACCCCCATGCTGAATGGATTATAAAGCAAAATCCGTCCTTTCCACGGATGCTCTAG
- the ARHGAP40 gene encoding rho GTPase-activating protein 40 isoform X9 — MSQFPQKSSMEPPLSECMNSRADYLDSLSMDNFWLEVENIKQSTEAEQEECNLTDVKTPEEGEAEAEWLQDAGLSDLIGDDTSDNDNVVLLSTLTKTQAAAVQRRLDTYSRSRRKKNKPPVRDVRDIFGVASSEEMVVEMEESDKNRSQHSVETSNYAQKPDSRGLQDFPCMLGSPGKEEIFCTDIAYSEQAAILLKGSFVRESRRIKDESALTQFKIPKGRLGVTRIGDLSPQDMKKIPTLALIELTALCDILGLELKRNKAAKQKAKENRLFGVPLSTLLENDQKLIPNTKVPLILQALLSCLEKKGLDTEGILRVSGSQTRIKSLGEKLESDFYTGLFRWDEVRQNDVSGLLKRFIRELPTPLLTAEYLPAFAAVQNIPDLKQRLQALNLLILILPEPNRNTLKTLLEFLGKVVAREKKNKMNLWNVSTVIAPNLFMHKGLANKIPEGKEKQLAEGAADVVRMMIHYQDLLWTISSFLVAQVRKLNESSSRRYQFYDKRIKNLLRKIHTDKDKVEKNQAEPSKTVKVQTSLLLKDSLEVHLNNGTKAADVLRQFQKHLSQNGWSIVNKVSLIKRNGAVESMNLLLYEVGGNISEHCLDPDTYLLDLYQINPHAEWIIKQNPSFPRML, encoded by the exons ATGAGCCAGTTTCCTCAGAAGAGTTCTATGGAGCCCCCATTGTCGGAGTGCATGAATTCCAGAGCAGATTATTTGGACAGCTTGTCAATGGACAATTTTTGGCTTGAGGTGGAGAATATCAAACAGAGCACAGAAGCTGAGCAAGAGGAGTGCAACCTTACAGATGTCAAAACCCCAGAGG AGGGAGAAGCCGAAGCTGAGTGGCTACAGGATGCAGGCCTCTCTGACCTAATTGGGGACGACACCTCAGACAATGACAACGTAGTGCTGCTCTCCACCTTGACCAAGACCCAGGCTGCAGCCGTGCAGCGAAGGCTGGATACTTACTCACGGTCACGGCGGAAGAAGAACAAACCGCCCGTGCGTGACGTCAGAGACATTTTTGGTGTGGCCAGCTCTGAG GAGATGGTAGTGGAGATGGAGGAATCCGACAAGAATCGGTCTCAGCACAGTGTGGAGACTTCAAACTACGCTCAGAAAC CAGATTCAAGGGGACTCCAGGATTTTCCTTGCATGCTCGGAAGccctggaaaagaggagatatTCTGTACTGACATTGCCTACTCGGAGCAAGCAGCCATTTTGCTCAAGGGATCATTTGTACGGGAGTCTAGGAGGATAAAGGACGAGAGCGCCCTAACT CAGTTTAAGATCCCTAAGGGCAGGCTGGGAGTGACCCGGATAGGAGACTTATCTCCACAGGACATGAAGAAGATCCCCACATTGGCCCTGATTGAGCTGACGGCTCTCTGTGACATCCTGGGCTTGGAGTTAAAGAGGAACAAAGCAGccaaacagaaggcaaaag AGAATCGACTCTTTGGAGTTCCACTCAGCACTTTGTTGGAAAATGACCAAAAACTCATCCCCAACACCAAGGTCCCGCTGATTCTCCAAGCA TTGCTGTCATGTTTGGAAAAGAAAGGGCTTGACACTGAAGGCATCCTGAGAGTATCTGGGTCCCAGACCAGGATTAAG AGCCTGGGGGAAAAGCTGGAAAGTGACTTCTATACTGGTCTGTTCCGCTGGGATGAGGTCCGCCAGAACGATGTGTCTGGCTTACTGAAGAGGTTCATTCGAGAGCTGCCCACCCCTCTGTTGACAGCCGAGTATCTGCCGGCGTTCGCTGCTGTGCAAA ATAtcccagacctgaagcagagATTGCAAGCTCTCAACCTGCTTATCCTGATTCTGCCAGAGCCCAATAGAAACACCCTAAAG ACTCTGCTGGAATTTCTCGGTAAAGTGGTTGCTAgggagaaaaagaacaaaatgaatCTCTGGAATGTTTCCACAGTCATCGCTCCGAATCTCTTCATGCATAAAGGACTGGCGAATAAGATcccagaagggaaggagaagcagctggCAGAGGGGGCAGCCGACGTTGTGCGGATGATGATCCATTACCAAGACTTGCTTTGGACT ATCTCCTCTTTCCTGGTAGCTCAAGTGAGAAAACTGAATGAGAGCAGCAGCCGGAGGTACCAGTTCTACGATAAACGAATCAAAAACTTGCTGCGGAAGATTCACACAGACAAGGACAAAGTGGAGAAGAACCAGGCAGAA CCTTCCAAGACCGTGAAAGTCCAGACGTCTCTGTTACTGAAGGATTCACTGGAGGTTCACTTGAACAATGGAACCAAAGCTGCAGATGTCCTAAGGCAGTTTCAGAAACACCTCAGCCAGAACGGCTGGAGTATTGTCAACAAAGTCAGCCTCATCAAACG CAATGGTGCTGTCGAGTCAATGAACCTGCTCCTCTACGAAGTAGGCGGCAATATAA GTGAACATTGCCTGGACCCAGATACATATCTCTTAGACTTGTACCAGATCAACCCCCATGCTGAATGGATTATAAAGCAAAATCCGTCCTTTCCACGGATGCTCTAG
- the ARHGAP40 gene encoding rho GTPase-activating protein 40 isoform X8 → MDKLGKPGSGFARTRIPRPQLVFHSIQPPSHSQVSGICRSCPCKMSQFPQKSSMEPPLSECMNSRADYLDSLSMDNFWLEVENIKQSTEAEQEECNLTDVKTPEEGEAEAEWLQDAGLSDLIGDDTSDNDNVVLLSTLTKTQAAAVQRRLDTYSRSRRKKNKPPVRDVRDIFGVASSEEMVVEMEESDKNRSQHSVETSNYAQKHSRGLQDFPCMLGSPGKEEIFCTDIAYSEQAAILLKGSFVRESRRIKDESALTFKIPKGRLGVTRIGDLSPQDMKKIPTLALIELTALCDILGLELKRNKAAKQKAKENRLFGVPLSTLLENDQKLIPNTKVPLILQALLSCLEKKGLDTEGILRVSGSQTRIKSLGEKLESDFYTGLFRWDEVRQNDVSGLLKRFIRELPTPLLTAEYLPAFAAVQNIPDLKQRLQALNLLILILPEPNRNTLKTLLEFLGKVVAREKKNKMNLWNVSTVIAPNLFMHKGLANKIPEGKEKQLAEGAADVVRMMIHYQDLLWTISSFLVAQVRKLNESSSRRYQFYDKRIKNLLRKIHTDKDKVEKNQAEPSKTVKVQTSLLLKDSLEVHLNNGTKAADVLRQFQKHLSQNGWSIVNKVSLIKRNGAVESMNLLLYEVGGNISEHCLDPDTYLLDLYQINPHAEWIIKQNPSFPRML, encoded by the exons AAGTTGCCCTTGCAAAATGAGCCAGTTTCCTCAGAAGAGTTCTATGGAGCCCCCATTGTCGGAGTGCATGAATTCCAGAGCAGATTATTTGGACAGCTTGTCAATGGACAATTTTTGGCTTGAGGTGGAGAATATCAAACAGAGCACAGAAGCTGAGCAAGAGGAGTGCAACCTTACAGATGTCAAAACCCCAGAGG AGGGAGAAGCCGAAGCTGAGTGGCTACAGGATGCAGGCCTCTCTGACCTAATTGGGGACGACACCTCAGACAATGACAACGTAGTGCTGCTCTCCACCTTGACCAAGACCCAGGCTGCAGCCGTGCAGCGAAGGCTGGATACTTACTCACGGTCACGGCGGAAGAAGAACAAACCGCCCGTGCGTGACGTCAGAGACATTTTTGGTGTGGCCAGCTCTGAG GAGATGGTAGTGGAGATGGAGGAATCCGACAAGAATCGGTCTCAGCACAGTGTGGAGACTTCAAACTACGCTCAGAAAC ATTCAAGGGGACTCCAGGATTTTCCTTGCATGCTCGGAAGccctggaaaagaggagatatTCTGTACTGACATTGCCTACTCGGAGCAAGCAGCCATTTTGCTCAAGGGATCATTTGTACGGGAGTCTAGGAGGATAAAGGACGAGAGCGCCCTAACT TTTAAGATCCCTAAGGGCAGGCTGGGAGTGACCCGGATAGGAGACTTATCTCCACAGGACATGAAGAAGATCCCCACATTGGCCCTGATTGAGCTGACGGCTCTCTGTGACATCCTGGGCTTGGAGTTAAAGAGGAACAAAGCAGccaaacagaaggcaaaag AGAATCGACTCTTTGGAGTTCCACTCAGCACTTTGTTGGAAAATGACCAAAAACTCATCCCCAACACCAAGGTCCCGCTGATTCTCCAAGCA TTGCTGTCATGTTTGGAAAAGAAAGGGCTTGACACTGAAGGCATCCTGAGAGTATCTGGGTCCCAGACCAGGATTAAG AGCCTGGGGGAAAAGCTGGAAAGTGACTTCTATACTGGTCTGTTCCGCTGGGATGAGGTCCGCCAGAACGATGTGTCTGGCTTACTGAAGAGGTTCATTCGAGAGCTGCCCACCCCTCTGTTGACAGCCGAGTATCTGCCGGCGTTCGCTGCTGTGCAAA ATAtcccagacctgaagcagagATTGCAAGCTCTCAACCTGCTTATCCTGATTCTGCCAGAGCCCAATAGAAACACCCTAAAG ACTCTGCTGGAATTTCTCGGTAAAGTGGTTGCTAgggagaaaaagaacaaaatgaatCTCTGGAATGTTTCCACAGTCATCGCTCCGAATCTCTTCATGCATAAAGGACTGGCGAATAAGATcccagaagggaaggagaagcagctggCAGAGGGGGCAGCCGACGTTGTGCGGATGATGATCCATTACCAAGACTTGCTTTGGACT ATCTCCTCTTTCCTGGTAGCTCAAGTGAGAAAACTGAATGAGAGCAGCAGCCGGAGGTACCAGTTCTACGATAAACGAATCAAAAACTTGCTGCGGAAGATTCACACAGACAAGGACAAAGTGGAGAAGAACCAGGCAGAA CCTTCCAAGACCGTGAAAGTCCAGACGTCTCTGTTACTGAAGGATTCACTGGAGGTTCACTTGAACAATGGAACCAAAGCTGCAGATGTCCTAAGGCAGTTTCAGAAACACCTCAGCCAGAACGGCTGGAGTATTGTCAACAAAGTCAGCCTCATCAAACG CAATGGTGCTGTCGAGTCAATGAACCTGCTCCTCTACGAAGTAGGCGGCAATATAA GTGAACATTGCCTGGACCCAGATACATATCTCTTAGACTTGTACCAGATCAACCCCCATGCTGAATGGATTATAAAGCAAAATCCGTCCTTTCCACGGATGCTCTAG